From the Desulfovibrio sp. JY genome, one window contains:
- a CDS encoding efflux transporter outer membrane subunit: protein MYVTPTRLRLCATFFLALCLCGCMKLGPDFKRPDAAVYDSWTEGDAAVKQGPAVQKEWWDVFGDPELSKLVRTAFDQNLTLRVAGLRVIQGRAQLGIAVGQLYPQSQAASGSYAYSRESHLGPSWPQPSTESKTTSPDQIWQNSLALSAAWELDFWGKYRRGIESADAAMRASAADYDNALVSLAGDVARTYLDLRVNQAQLKIAHENVALEKEGLKIAEARFRYGATSERDVQQAKTMLLSTEATIPGFQSAIKKNQHALSVLLGLPPDKAPEGLGDSKGIPAPPWEIAVGVPADLLRRRPDVRAAEYAAMAQCAQIGVAKADLFPSFSLTGSIGFLASNVGVFKLSDLLSNNGFTAQFSPQFGWNLFNYGRIIDNVRVQDAKFQALLIQYQQTVLTALREVEDALAAYIGASAQVVSLAKAADAAKRSADLAFIQYSEGKTDYTTVLVAQQQLLKQQDDLVQTQGQVVISLVSLYRALGGGWQVRQGLPYVPEDVRHEMEKRTWWGRQIREDPAKITDPKKRNILWYAPDI, encoded by the coding sequence ATGTACGTAACCCCCACCAGGCTCCGGCTGTGCGCGACATTTTTCCTGGCGCTCTGCCTTTGCGGCTGCATGAAGCTCGGCCCCGACTTCAAGCGCCCCGACGCAGCGGTCTACGACAGCTGGACCGAAGGCGACGCTGCCGTCAAACAGGGGCCTGCCGTGCAAAAGGAATGGTGGGACGTCTTCGGCGACCCGGAGCTGTCCAAGCTCGTCCGGACCGCCTTCGACCAGAACCTGACCCTGCGCGTGGCCGGACTGCGGGTCATCCAGGGCCGGGCCCAGCTCGGCATCGCCGTGGGGCAGCTGTATCCGCAATCCCAGGCCGCCTCCGGCAGCTACGCCTACTCCCGGGAAAGCCATCTGGGGCCCAGCTGGCCCCAGCCGAGCACCGAATCCAAGACCACCTCGCCCGACCAGATCTGGCAGAACAGCCTGGCCTTAAGCGCCGCCTGGGAGCTGGACTTCTGGGGCAAGTACCGCCGCGGCATCGAATCGGCCGACGCCGCCATGCGCGCCTCCGCCGCCGATTACGACAACGCCCTGGTGAGCCTGGCCGGCGACGTGGCCCGGACCTACCTGGATTTGCGCGTCAACCAGGCGCAGCTCAAGATCGCCCACGAAAACGTGGCCCTGGAAAAAGAAGGGCTCAAGATCGCCGAGGCCCGCTTCCGCTACGGGGCCACCAGCGAACGCGACGTGCAGCAGGCCAAGACCATGCTGCTCTCCACCGAAGCCACCATCCCGGGATTTCAAAGCGCCATCAAGAAAAACCAGCACGCCCTGTCCGTGCTGCTCGGCCTGCCCCCGGACAAGGCCCCGGAGGGCCTCGGCGACTCCAAGGGCATCCCCGCCCCGCCCTGGGAAATCGCCGTGGGCGTGCCGGCCGACCTGCTGCGCCGGCGTCCGGACGTGCGCGCGGCCGAGTACGCGGCCATGGCCCAATGCGCCCAGATCGGCGTGGCCAAGGCGGATCTTTTCCCCTCGTTCTCGCTGACCGGCAGCATCGGTTTCCTGGCCAGCAACGTCGGCGTGTTCAAGCTGTCCGACCTGCTGTCCAACAACGGCTTCACGGCCCAGTTCTCGCCCCAATTCGGCTGGAATCTTTTCAACTACGGCCGCATCATCGACAACGTGCGGGTGCAGGACGCCAAGTTCCAGGCCCTGCTCATCCAGTACCAGCAGACCGTGCTGACCGCCCTGCGCGAGGTGGAGGACGCCCTGGCCGCCTACATCGGCGCCAGCGCCCAGGTGGTGTCCCTGGCCAAGGCGGCCGATGCGGCCAAACGCTCGGCCGATCTGGCCTTTATCCAGTACAGCGAAGGCAAGACCGACTACACCACCGTGCTGGTGGCCCAGCAGCAGTTGCTCAAGCAGCAGGATGACCTCGTGCAGACGCAGGGGCAGGTCGTGATCTCCCTGGTCAGCCTCTACCGGGCCCTCGGCGGCGGCTGGCAGGTGCGCCAAGGCCTGCCCTACGTGCCCGAGGACGTGCGCCACGAGATGGAAAAGCGCACCTGGTGGGGCCGGCAGATACGGGAAGATCCGGCCAAGATCACGGACCCGAAAAAGCGCAACATCCTCTGGTACGCGCCGGATATTTAG
- a CDS encoding MarR family winged helix-turn-helix transcriptional regulator, translated as MNERGAIQAGELSREQKRQFSRMLDRLYQCCADTHAYLSEKFDIPQAELRCLMLFGQERYLTAKGIAAKLGIARSRVTKLVAGLTEKKLLAKVPDPADSRVVLLALTPAGSKVRQEVTAVQHAMRDAVLGAIEPDRRHMLLQSLDLLKTAMERVGEALE; from the coding sequence ATGAACGAACGCGGCGCCATCCAGGCAGGGGAGTTATCCCGGGAGCAGAAGCGGCAGTTCAGCCGGATGCTGGACAGGCTGTACCAATGCTGCGCCGACACCCACGCCTACCTGTCGGAGAAGTTCGACATCCCCCAGGCGGAGTTGCGCTGCCTCATGCTTTTCGGCCAGGAGCGCTATCTGACGGCCAAGGGCATTGCCGCGAAGCTCGGCATCGCCCGCAGCCGCGTGACCAAGCTGGTGGCCGGGCTGACGGAGAAAAAGCTGCTGGCCAAGGTGCCCGATCCGGCCGATTCCCGGGTGGTGCTTTTGGCCCTGACCCCGGCCGGAAGCAAGGTGCGCCAGGAAGTGACGGCGGTGCAGCACGCCATGCGCGACGCCGTGCTCGGGGCCATCGAGCCGGATCGACGGCACATGCTGCTGCAATCCCTGGATTTACTCAAGACGGCCATGGAGCGCGTCGGCGAGGCCTTGGAATAG
- a CDS encoding DsrE/DsrF/DrsH-like family protein: MDVDVTAQLEELRARVESLEQGGQENKLSMVVFSGDLDKALASFIIATGAAAMGMEVMMFFTFWGTPLLRDPKKSASGKDMMGAMFGAMLPKGAPGAKLSKMHFGGMGTKMMRDLMKKKNVASLPQMIELAADMGVKICICDLSMNLMGFKREEMIDYPDLMYCGVATFLEQAMGSKVQLFI, translated from the coding sequence ATGGATGTGGATGTGACGGCGCAACTCGAGGAACTGCGGGCGCGGGTGGAGAGCCTGGAGCAGGGCGGCCAGGAGAACAAGCTTTCCATGGTGGTTTTTTCCGGCGACCTGGACAAGGCACTGGCCTCGTTCATCATCGCCACCGGCGCGGCGGCCATGGGCATGGAAGTCATGATGTTCTTCACCTTCTGGGGCACGCCGCTTTTGCGCGATCCCAAAAAGTCCGCCTCGGGCAAGGACATGATGGGGGCCATGTTCGGGGCCATGCTGCCCAAGGGCGCGCCCGGCGCGAAGCTCTCCAAGATGCACTTCGGCGGCATGGGCACCAAGATGATGCGGGACCTCATGAAGAAGAAGAACGTGGCCTCCCTGCCGCAAATGATCGAACTGGCCGCGGATATGGGCGTCAAGATCTGCATCTGCGACCTGTCCATGAACCTGATGGGTTTCAAGCGCGAGGAGATGATCGACTACCCCGACCTCATGTACTGCGGGGTGGCCACGTTCCTCGAACAGGCCATGGGCAGCAAGGTGCAGCTTTTCATCTAA
- a CDS encoding sulfurtransferase TusA family protein, translating into MSAMEYKKELDLRNLPCPMPVVKISKGIKEVAVGEVVKAVTTDPGALTDFPAWAKTSGNEILETEEAGSEVNFYIKRLK; encoded by the coding sequence ATGAGCGCCATGGAATACAAGAAGGAACTGGATCTGCGTAATCTGCCCTGTCCCATGCCGGTGGTGAAGATCAGCAAGGGCATCAAGGAAGTGGCCGTGGGGGAAGTGGTCAAGGCCGTGACCACCGATCCGGGCGCGCTGACGGATTTTCCGGCCTGGGCCAAGACCAGCGGCAACGAGATTCTCGAGACCGAGGAAGCCGGGAGCGAGGTCAATTTCTACATCAAGCGGCTGAAGTAA
- a CDS encoding respiratory nitrate reductase subunit gamma — protein sequence METLYYLVLVPMVYAAVCLFAAGLVWRIARLMRRPRLNAPLAIYPTRRPSWFYAVNDALFMPSVLKHNPVLWVALGLFHLGLALLFFGHLELVADIRWLQLVPHAIFLGKGAIGVTLLVCLLYFLSRRMISPTKELSVPEDYLLLLLLFLTVLFGAQMDWARNWFDYGTMGVDDYRAYLWSLVTFHPSVDTVTGSGHTFMLVLHVFFANLLLMVFPFTKLMHAIFTFALNAIRRG from the coding sequence ATGGAGACATTGTATTATCTCGTGTTGGTGCCCATGGTGTATGCGGCCGTGTGCCTGTTCGCGGCGGGGCTCGTCTGGCGCATTGCGCGGCTCATGCGTCGGCCCAGGCTCAACGCGCCCCTGGCCATCTACCCCACGCGCCGCCCGTCCTGGTTTTACGCCGTGAACGACGCGCTGTTCATGCCCTCGGTGCTCAAGCACAATCCCGTGCTGTGGGTCGCCCTGGGCTTGTTTCACCTGGGGCTGGCGCTGCTGTTCTTCGGCCACCTGGAGCTCGTGGCCGACATCCGCTGGTTGCAGCTCGTGCCCCACGCCATTTTCCTGGGCAAGGGGGCCATCGGCGTGACCCTGCTCGTCTGCCTGCTCTATTTCCTGTCCCGGCGCATGATCTCTCCGACCAAGGAGCTGTCCGTGCCCGAGGACTACCTGCTGCTGCTGCTCCTGTTCCTGACCGTGCTCTTCGGGGCCCAGATGGATTGGGCCAGGAACTGGTTCGACTACGGCACCATGGGCGTGGACGATTACCGCGCCTATCTGTGGAGCCTCGTCACCTTCCATCCTTCCGTGGACACGGTCACGGGCTCGGGCCATACCTTCATGCTGGTGCTACACGTCTTTTTCGCCAACCTGCTGCTCATGGTCTTCCCCTTCACCAAGCTCATGCACGCCATTTTTACCTTCGCGCTCAATGCCATAAGGAGGGGCTAG
- a CDS encoding (Fe-S)-binding protein — MEASVREKLIGLFDSKLTREMLLNLETCSRCGICTPACHAYASMPLVKYAPAYRAEVVRRIYKRYFTAQGRFAPGLGEAKEITDAALEELREAAYSCTGCRRCMIYCPFGIDTQQIMSIAKLLLIGAEAEPEILSMLADVSVSKGENIDAIKDSFQAGLKRLEGQVVDKWKVEAGTTPIPTDVVGADMLYVALAGAHSIVPAAAIFNAAGEHWSLSYFEAVNFGAFVGDPTKTKLILDRIVNEAKRLKVKEVCICECGTAVRVAKQLARDQPFTVVSLTEVHERYLRQGRIKVKKLPGSYTYHDPCQIARNGGVYDEPRAILGRIVTDYREMSPDPKYNWCCGGGGGLVAMGEDTLDFRMRSSKVKADQIRASGADTVVTACENCHTQLENINEHYGLGKNVRFLSSLLADALVHP, encoded by the coding sequence ATGGAAGCCTCGGTACGCGAAAAACTCATCGGCCTTTTCGACAGCAAGCTGACGCGGGAAATGCTCTTAAACCTCGAGACCTGTTCCCGCTGCGGCATCTGCACCCCGGCCTGCCATGCCTACGCCTCCATGCCCCTGGTGAAATACGCTCCGGCCTACCGGGCCGAGGTGGTCCGGCGCATCTACAAGCGCTATTTCACGGCCCAAGGCCGTTTCGCGCCGGGGCTCGGCGAGGCCAAGGAAATCACGGACGCCGCCCTGGAGGAACTGCGCGAGGCGGCCTATTCCTGCACCGGCTGCCGGCGCTGTATGATCTACTGTCCCTTCGGCATCGACACCCAGCAGATCATGTCCATCGCCAAGCTGCTCCTGATCGGGGCCGAGGCCGAGCCGGAGATTCTCAGCATGCTGGCCGACGTGTCGGTCTCCAAGGGCGAGAACATCGACGCCATCAAGGACAGCTTCCAGGCCGGGCTCAAGCGCCTGGAAGGGCAGGTGGTGGACAAGTGGAAGGTGGAGGCCGGCACGACCCCCATCCCGACCGACGTGGTCGGCGCGGACATGCTCTATGTGGCCCTGGCCGGGGCCCATTCCATCGTGCCGGCCGCGGCCATCTTCAACGCCGCCGGGGAGCATTGGAGCTTAAGCTACTTCGAGGCGGTCAATTTCGGCGCCTTCGTGGGCGATCCGACCAAGACCAAACTGATCCTGGACCGCATCGTCAACGAGGCCAAGCGGCTCAAGGTGAAGGAAGTCTGCATCTGCGAATGCGGCACGGCCGTGCGCGTGGCCAAGCAGCTGGCCCGGGACCAGCCCTTCACCGTGGTCAGCCTGACCGAGGTGCACGAGCGCTATCTGCGGCAGGGGCGCATCAAGGTGAAAAAACTCCCTGGGAGCTACACCTACCACGATCCCTGCCAGATCGCCCGCAACGGCGGCGTGTACGACGAGCCGCGCGCCATCCTCGGCCGCATCGTCACGGATTATAGGGAGATGTCGCCCGATCCCAAGTACAACTGGTGCTGCGGCGGCGGGGGCGGACTCGTGGCCATGGGCGAGGATACGCTGGATTTCCGCATGCGCTCCTCCAAGGTCAAGGCCGACCAGATCCGGGCCAGCGGGGCCGATACCGTGGTCACGGCCTGCGAGAACTGCCATACCCAGCTGGAAAACATCAACGAACACTACGGGCTGGGCAAAAACGTCCGCTTCCTCTCCTCCCTCCTGGCTGATGCTTTGGTGCATCCGTAA
- a CDS encoding IS1595 family transposase → MARNIVQFQKGMSEDAFEAQFGTEEKCWAHLVQWRWPEGFVCPICGRDKYSLLIVGRRRLFQCSHCRTQTSVTAGTIFASTKVPLKKWFRAIYHLTQSKGGISSVELARRLGVTQTTAWKMSHKLMQVMLEREHQQRLTGRVEMDDAYLGGKRRGGKRGRGAPGKIPFIAAVETTKSGQPHKMKLCRVKGFRRNEVQRASQKILRSGTLVVTDRLPCFSEVQAAGCRHEPVQDSGRKAVQDSVFKWVNTMLGNVKSALLGTYRAVRGKHVSRYLASFGYRFNRRYDLATMLTRLAWVSLRTPPMPYRLLKLAEDCA, encoded by the coding sequence CTGGCAAGAAACATTGTGCAATTCCAGAAGGGTATGAGCGAAGATGCGTTTGAGGCGCAATTCGGCACCGAGGAGAAATGCTGGGCACACCTCGTGCAATGGCGTTGGCCCGAAGGATTCGTTTGTCCAATTTGCGGCAGGGATAAGTACTCGCTGCTTATTGTTGGCAGGCGACGGCTCTTTCAGTGCTCACATTGCCGTACGCAGACTTCGGTGACCGCTGGCACAATCTTCGCTTCCACCAAAGTTCCCCTCAAGAAGTGGTTCCGCGCCATTTATCACCTCACTCAAAGTAAGGGCGGCATCTCCAGTGTCGAATTAGCCCGCAGACTTGGTGTCACGCAAACGACGGCCTGGAAAATGTCTCACAAGCTGATGCAGGTCATGCTCGAACGTGAACACCAGCAACGTCTCACCGGCCGCGTAGAGATGGACGATGCTTACCTTGGCGGTAAACGACGTGGTGGGAAACGTGGACGTGGTGCCCCAGGAAAAATTCCGTTTATTGCGGCAGTTGAAACGACAAAAAGTGGACAACCACACAAGATGAAGCTGTGCCGAGTCAAAGGTTTTCGGCGTAATGAGGTGCAGCGGGCATCTCAGAAAATCTTGCGTTCCGGGACATTGGTGGTGACGGACCGGTTGCCATGTTTTTCCGAGGTCCAGGCTGCGGGCTGTCGGCACGAACCCGTTCAAGACAGTGGCCGCAAGGCTGTGCAGGACTCAGTATTTAAGTGGGTCAACACCATGCTTGGCAATGTGAAGTCAGCATTATTGGGAACATATCGTGCCGTGAGAGGCAAACATGTGTCGCGCTATCTGGCCTCGTTCGGATATCGATTCAATCGCCGTTATGACTTGGCGACAATGCTCACGCGGTTGGCCTGGGTCTCCTTGCGGACGCCGCCCATGCCTTACAGACTGCTCAAACTGGCTGAGGATTGTGCGTAA
- a CDS encoding AzlD domain-containing protein: MDGQIGIFCTICAMAAVTYVTRGAPLLVLSGRTLPPSVIRFLSHVPAAVLAALAAPALFLQENHLQLGLENLTLWAGLAALALAIKTRGFFGPVALGMAIVAVGRLF; the protein is encoded by the coding sequence ATGGACGGACAAATAGGCATCTTCTGCACCATCTGCGCCATGGCGGCGGTGACCTACGTCACGCGCGGCGCGCCGCTGCTCGTCCTCTCCGGACGCACGCTGCCGCCCTCCGTCATCCGCTTCCTCTCCCACGTGCCGGCGGCGGTGCTGGCCGCCCTGGCCGCCCCGGCGCTCTTCCTCCAGGAAAACCACCTTCAACTGGGGCTGGAAAACCTGACCCTGTGGGCGGGACTGGCCGCCCTGGCCCTGGCCATCAAGACACGCGGCTTCTTCGGCCCCGTGGCCCTCGGCATGGCCATCGTTGCTGTGGGGAGATTATTTTAG
- a CDS encoding AzlC family ABC transporter permease codes for MLYSGEQAGAPGAVWRAALGQTLPIAMGYVPVGMAYGVLAGKAGLDAINVLAMSLLVYAGSAQLVAVGLFAAGASGLSIVITTLAVNLRHVLFSAAMAPLLSGWRKRELAAFSFELTDESFALHAARFGRGDKDKKHTLAINVLAQSAWVLGTALGVILGDALGDGRAFALDFALPGMFVALLAGQLKGPSHVVAALTGAGFSLVAALHGASGFGTLAAGLAGAACGTVAAAWTDK; via the coding sequence ATGTTGTATAGCGGAGAACAGGCCGGAGCCCCAGGCGCGGTATGGCGCGCGGCCTTGGGCCAAACCCTGCCCATCGCCATGGGGTACGTTCCGGTTGGTATGGCCTATGGGGTGCTCGCCGGCAAGGCCGGACTTGACGCCATAAACGTCCTGGCCATGTCGCTTCTGGTCTACGCCGGCTCGGCCCAGCTCGTGGCGGTGGGACTTTTCGCGGCCGGAGCCTCGGGGCTCTCCATCGTCATCACCACCCTGGCCGTCAATTTGCGCCACGTGCTTTTTTCGGCGGCCATGGCCCCGCTTTTATCCGGCTGGCGCAAGCGGGAACTGGCCGCCTTTTCTTTCGAACTGACCGACGAGAGCTTCGCCCTGCACGCGGCGCGCTTCGGCCGGGGCGACAAGGACAAGAAACACACCCTGGCCATCAACGTTCTGGCCCAGTCCGCCTGGGTCCTCGGCACGGCGCTGGGCGTGATCCTTGGCGACGCGCTTGGCGACGGCCGGGCCTTTGCCCTGGACTTCGCGCTGCCCGGGATGTTCGTGGCGCTTCTGGCCGGCCAGCTCAAGGGGCCTTCCCATGTCGTGGCGGCCCTGACCGGAGCGGGATTTTCGCTTGTGGCCGCCCTTCACGGGGCTTCGGGATTCGGAACGCTCGCAGCCGGACTTGCCGGCGCGGCCTGCGGCACGGTGGCGGCGGCATGGACGGACAAATAG
- a CDS encoding alpha/beta fold hydrolase → MKIVAIVVSALGLAYCSYLVYMYIAQDGMVFPGRAADAAREQELGRYYAGLQPFDVTAADGTKLTGYYLPRERDGRPAPAVLYFCGNAEQQSGFFLWSPSELQPYGVAGVDYRGYGHSAGKATEKALKSDALAVYDALAKKLGDNPRILVMGRSLGTALAAWVAARRPVAGVILVTPFDSLVSVGQQSHPFAPVRLLMKYPFDVLPDAAKVRAPTLFLVAGEDTFVPPVHAERLAAAWKGPKEVRVIDGATHGNIVDTPEYWAYVRDFVKERLH, encoded by the coding sequence ATGAAAATCGTTGCCATCGTCGTCTCGGCCCTTGGGTTGGCCTACTGTAGTTACCTCGTCTACATGTACATCGCCCAGGACGGCATGGTCTTTCCCGGCCGGGCGGCCGATGCGGCCCGGGAACAGGAACTTGGCCGCTACTACGCCGGGTTGCAGCCCTTCGACGTCACGGCCGCCGACGGCACGAAGCTGACGGGGTATTATCTGCCCCGCGAGCGTGACGGACGACCGGCCCCGGCGGTGCTGTATTTCTGCGGCAACGCCGAGCAGCAGTCCGGGTTTTTCCTGTGGTCGCCAAGCGAGTTGCAGCCCTATGGCGTGGCCGGCGTGGACTACCGGGGCTACGGTCATTCGGCCGGAAAGGCAACGGAAAAAGCGCTCAAGTCCGACGCCCTGGCCGTGTACGACGCCCTGGCCAAAAAGTTGGGCGACAATCCCCGCATCCTGGTCATGGGCCGAAGCCTGGGCACGGCCCTGGCCGCCTGGGTGGCGGCGCGGCGTCCGGTGGCCGGGGTGATCCTGGTCACGCCCTTCGATTCGCTGGTGTCCGTGGGCCAGCAGTCCCACCCCTTCGCGCCGGTGCGGCTGCTCATGAAATATCCCTTCGACGTGTTGCCGGACGCGGCCAAGGTGCGCGCGCCCACGCTTTTTCTCGTGGCCGGCGAGGACACCTTTGTTCCGCCCGTCCATGCCGAGCGCCTGGCCGCGGCCTGGAAAGGCCCCAAGGAGGTGCGCGTCATCGACGGCGCGACCCACGGCAACATCGTGGATACCCCGGAATATTGGGCGTACGTGCGTGATTTCGTCAAGGAACGCCTGCACTAG
- a CDS encoding DUF1835 domain-containing protein: protein MPQSLDRTRKAFQLNLEQQRKRAKDLCRAVKSGDPAALARIAKCLAGAGKAPLAAVQAFKLADAQRVIARELGLGGWPQLKEHLAAMARERAAMGIRDAPDHGPRTLHIRCGGDIAETLRQAGFTGEYLEYANPFCQGPVTGEPDSPERLLERARFLAQSYGSHLGVTLAQCETRLRREEDRLAAAPRDYERVVLWFEHDSFDQLILIRCLALFAAHRPPLLDLVSANRFPGSRRFLGLGQLPPEGLRLLWAGRKPVSAQQTALGRNAWEALQAPDPTGLAALANDRSGVLPDLAPALRRHLRELPSVKNGLDLTEELVLAGLAQGSQTIGDLFHGLLSDREPLPWLGDIMFAHIVEAMGKALVPPYAISPETASAPWQRRLLTITPVGEQVLSGEKDWLTLMPPERWVGGVRITPGADAWRWDEDKHRPVFVRQPTTDSPQPHL from the coding sequence ATGCCGCAATCGCTCGACCGGACCCGAAAGGCTTTTCAACTCAATCTCGAACAACAGCGCAAACGCGCCAAGGACCTTTGCCGGGCGGTAAAAAGTGGCGACCCCGCTGCCCTTGCCCGCATTGCAAAGTGCCTGGCCGGCGCGGGCAAAGCGCCTCTCGCCGCCGTGCAAGCGTTCAAGCTTGCGGACGCCCAGCGGGTGATCGCCCGCGAACTCGGGCTCGGCGGTTGGCCGCAGCTCAAAGAGCACCTCGCCGCCATGGCAAGGGAACGGGCGGCCATGGGCATACGCGACGCGCCCGACCACGGTCCCAGAACGCTGCATATCCGTTGCGGCGGCGACATTGCCGAGACGCTTCGCCAAGCCGGCTTCACCGGGGAGTACCTCGAGTACGCCAATCCCTTTTGCCAGGGCCCGGTGACCGGGGAGCCCGACAGCCCGGAGCGGCTTCTCGAGCGGGCCCGCTTCTTGGCGCAGAGCTACGGGAGCCACCTCGGCGTCACCCTTGCCCAATGCGAAACGCGGCTCAGGCGGGAGGAGGACCGGCTCGCCGCCGCCCCCCGCGACTACGAACGCGTCGTGTTGTGGTTCGAGCACGACAGCTTCGACCAGCTCATCTTGATCCGCTGCCTTGCCTTGTTCGCGGCGCATCGACCGCCGCTTTTGGATCTGGTTTCGGCAAACCGGTTTCCCGGATCGCGCCGCTTCCTTGGCCTTGGCCAATTGCCGCCGGAAGGTCTCCGGCTTTTATGGGCGGGTCGAAAACCCGTATCGGCGCAACAAACGGCGCTCGGCCGCAACGCCTGGGAAGCCCTGCAAGCGCCCGACCCGACAGGGCTCGCCGCTCTGGCGAACGACCGCAGCGGCGTCCTGCCCGATCTTGCCCCGGCCCTGCGGCGTCATTTGCGGGAACTTCCCTCGGTCAAAAACGGCCTGGACCTGACCGAGGAACTCGTTCTGGCCGGCCTGGCCCAGGGCAGCCAAACCATAGGGGACCTCTTCCACGGTCTCTTGTCGGACCGCGAGCCCCTGCCCTGGCTTGGGGACATCATGTTCGCGCATATCGTCGAAGCAATGGGAAAGGCGCTTGTGCCGCCGTACGCCATTTCGCCGGAAACGGCGTCGGCACCCTGGCAGCGCCGGCTCCTGACGATCACCCCGGTCGGGGAGCAGGTGCTTTCGGGCGAAAAAGACTGGTTGACGCTCATGCCGCCGGAGCGATGGGTCGGCGGGGTCCGCATCACGCCCGGGGCGGACGCCTGGCGGTGGGACGAGGACAAGCATCGGCCGGTTTTCGTCCGACAGCCCACGACAGACTCCCCCCAGCCGCATTTGTAA
- a CDS encoding amidohydrolase family protein produces the protein MRVDDHAHVFTFKTFLTRAAEADLKVRLMAWHLSEAAANDAVRLAKAVLLGEDAAARLAAFAATWGLAGSPVLEFLRRGCLPDIDDVTDALMADTTAAAGEDDALAVLLMMDVVDGDSTPEELALYETQFTQTVAQAERYPGRALPFVMINPLRGNAALDYLRRGLDEGRCVGVKLYPSLGYTVTDPMIPKILRACQDAAAPIIMHCNDAGFCGPGYDCTYCSPMAWQDVIADYDVRFDFAHFGDHTKGNAASDTHPSWRDFITTLMDRFPGRVYADVSYQSGPLGTPEEQEAYVAWLKGQLADETRGRHILFGTDSFLIFLATTARNYWNFFKTALGEDFERIAMTNPAQFLGLPAAGTAPDPNTALGRHVAYLRERKNAPDSRFGQGSAPAGWLAGLL, from the coding sequence ATGCGCGTTGACGACCATGCCCATGTCTTCACCTTCAAGACGTTTCTGACCCGTGCGGCCGAGGCCGATCTCAAGGTCCGCCTCATGGCCTGGCATCTGTCCGAAGCGGCCGCCAACGATGCGGTCAGGCTGGCCAAGGCGGTGCTGCTCGGCGAGGACGCCGCAGCCCGTCTGGCCGCGTTCGCGGCGACCTGGGGGCTTGCCGGCAGTCCCGTCCTGGAATTTTTGCGCCGGGGCTGTCTGCCGGATATCGACGACGTGACGGACGCGCTCATGGCCGATACCACGGCGGCGGCGGGGGAGGACGACGCCCTGGCCGTGCTGCTCATGATGGACGTGGTGGATGGCGACTCCACGCCGGAGGAACTGGCCCTCTACGAAACCCAGTTCACGCAGACGGTCGCCCAGGCCGAGCGCTATCCCGGCCGGGCCTTGCCCTTCGTGATGATCAATCCCCTGCGCGGCAACGCCGCCCTGGACTACCTGCGACGCGGCCTCGACGAGGGGCGCTGCGTCGGGGTCAAGCTCTACCCGTCGCTTGGCTATACGGTCACCGACCCGATGATCCCGAAGATCCTGCGCGCCTGCCAGGACGCCGCCGCGCCGATCATCATGCACTGCAACGACGCCGGGTTTTGCGGCCCGGGCTACGACTGCACCTACTGCTCGCCCATGGCCTGGCAGGACGTGATCGCGGATTACGACGTGCGCTTCGATTTCGCCCACTTCGGCGACCACACCAAAGGCAACGCGGCCAGCGACACCCATCCGTCCTGGCGCGACTTCATCACCACGCTGATGGACCGGTTCCCCGGCCGGGTCTATGCCGACGTGTCCTACCAGTCCGGTCCCCTCGGCACGCCGGAGGAGCAGGAAGCCTATGTCGCCTGGCTCAAGGGACAGTTGGCCGACGAGACGCGGGGCAGGCACATCCTGTTCGGCACCGACAGCTTCCTTATTTTTCTGGCGACAACAGCCAGGAACTATTGGAATTTCTTCAAGACCGCCCTGGGCGAGGATTTCGAGCGCATCGCCATGACGAATCCGGCCCAGTTCCTAGGCCTGCCGGCGGCAGGGACGGCACCGGACCCGAATACGGCCCTCGGGCGGCATGTGGCCTATCTGCGGGAGCGCAAGAACGCCCCGGACAGCCGCTTCGGCCAGGGCTCGGCCCCGGCCGGCTGGCTGGCCGGCCTGCTATGA